A single region of the Tepidisphaeraceae bacterium genome encodes:
- a CDS encoding methyl-accepting chemotaxis protein, which yields MMKMTIGKRIALGFTATILLSAGLGGFSLMNLTSVQRDSRAVTQVSLPAVQRTLQMQNCIATNNGRMFKQLFARDPKDKASVDAEMKTTTAALTALYAEYESAITDPADRALFDAVGAARKEYIAQRNVALKATTPEEVYAQLEAKVVPAYDKYQGAIGQLTDFNRNSAEAASTQIDATVARSVRLITAGVLLAVLGGAAIALLISRSTGRLLNRLANTLAEGASQVADAAGQVASSSQSLAQGASEQAGALEESTSALVEMAAMSRTSAESAGRATSISADAQRAAAKGNEVMSRMGTAMVDIQQSAAKTSQILKSIDEIAFQTNLLALNAAVEAARAGEAGKGFAVVAEEVRNLAMRSAEAARNTAALIEASVQSSRTGATLADEAAATLGEINASATQLNGLILEIAAAVKEQASGTAQVNGSIAQIDSVTQQTAAGAEEGAAAAEQLSSQAEQLQCVVRELLAMVGGRMPSVTGSGPRFATTAANASTTERSAHTYRAAA from the coding sequence ATGATGAAGATGACGATCGGCAAACGAATTGCACTCGGTTTCACCGCGACCATTCTGCTCAGCGCCGGGCTCGGCGGGTTCAGCCTGATGAACCTGACCTCGGTTCAGCGGGACAGCAGGGCCGTTACGCAGGTCAGCCTGCCCGCGGTACAGCGGACGTTGCAGATGCAGAACTGCATCGCGACGAACAACGGTCGGATGTTCAAGCAGCTGTTCGCGCGAGATCCGAAGGACAAAGCCAGCGTGGACGCCGAGATGAAGACCACGACCGCGGCGCTCACCGCGCTGTACGCCGAGTACGAGAGCGCCATCACCGACCCCGCCGACCGCGCGCTGTTCGACGCGGTGGGGGCCGCCCGCAAGGAGTACATCGCGCAGCGCAACGTCGCGCTGAAGGCGACCACGCCCGAAGAGGTCTACGCCCAGCTGGAAGCGAAGGTTGTGCCGGCGTACGACAAGTACCAGGGAGCCATCGGACAGCTGACCGACTTCAACCGCAACAGTGCCGAAGCCGCGTCGACCCAGATCGATGCGACCGTGGCGCGGTCGGTGCGCCTGATCACCGCGGGCGTACTGCTGGCGGTGCTGGGTGGGGCGGCCATCGCGCTGCTGATCTCGCGCAGCACGGGTCGGCTGTTGAACCGCTTGGCCAACACGCTCGCTGAGGGCGCAAGCCAGGTGGCCGATGCCGCCGGGCAGGTGGCATCGTCCAGCCAAAGCCTCGCGCAGGGCGCCAGCGAACAGGCCGGCGCTCTGGAGGAAAGCACGAGCGCGCTGGTCGAGATGGCCGCGATGAGCCGCACCAGCGCCGAAAGCGCCGGCCGGGCCACGTCCATCTCCGCCGACGCACAACGCGCCGCCGCCAAGGGCAACGAGGTGATGTCCCGCATGGGCACCGCGATGGTGGACATCCAGCAGAGCGCCGCCAAGACGTCACAGATTCTCAAGTCGATCGACGAGATCGCGTTCCAGACCAACCTGCTCGCGTTGAACGCCGCCGTGGAGGCCGCCCGCGCCGGTGAGGCCGGCAAGGGCTTTGCGGTGGTTGCCGAGGAAGTGCGCAACCTCGCGATGCGCAGTGCAGAGGCGGCCCGCAACACGGCCGCGCTGATCGAGGCGTCGGTCCAATCCTCGCGCACTGGCGCCACCCTGGCCGACGAGGCCGCGGCCACGCTGGGCGAGATCAACGCGTCGGCGACGCAGTTGAACGGGCTGATCCTGGAGATCGCGGCAGCGGTGAAGGAACAGGCGAGCGGCACCGCACAGGTGAACGGGTCGATTGCGCAGATCGACAGCGTCACCCAGCAAACCGCCGCCGGCGCCGAGGAAGGCGCCGCCGCCGCCGAACAGCTGAGCAGCCAGGCCGAGCAGCTTCAGTGCGTGGTCCGCGAGCTGCTGGCGATGGTCGGTGGCCGCATGCCGAGCGTCACAGGATCAGGCCCGCGATTCGCCACTACCGCTGCGAACGCCTCAACCACTGAACGCTCCGCCCATACGTATCGCGCCGCGGCGTAA
- a CDS encoding protein-glutamate O-methyltransferase, which yields MLAQAECNLTEREFRRLSDMVYQHCKINLHDGKMSLVQARIAKRLRATDLNSVSAYLDFVEADKSGAEFTTLIDAISTNLTSFFRENKHFQHLSKVLLPGLLERRRKSGDRRLRCWSAGCSSGEEPYTLAITLMEAIEAAGQSPAEWDVKVLATDISTRVLGIAREGVYEKARVESVPPAIKNKYFRPERQDGEAVFRVADALRASVRFRHLNLMQEPWPFDATFDFIFCRNVMIYFDKPTQEKLVGRYWGCLESGGLLFTGHSESLTGINHKFKYVEPTIYGKV from the coding sequence ATGCTCGCACAAGCCGAATGCAACCTGACCGAACGCGAGTTCCGCCGACTCAGCGACATGGTCTACCAGCACTGCAAGATCAACCTGCACGACGGCAAGATGTCGCTCGTTCAGGCGCGGATCGCCAAGCGGCTGCGGGCGACGGACCTGAATAGTGTCAGCGCGTACCTGGACTTTGTGGAGGCCGACAAGAGCGGCGCCGAGTTCACGACCCTGATCGACGCGATCAGCACGAACCTCACCAGCTTCTTTCGCGAGAACAAGCACTTCCAGCATTTGTCAAAGGTGCTGCTGCCCGGCCTGCTGGAGCGCCGGCGAAAGAGCGGCGACCGCCGGTTGCGCTGCTGGAGCGCGGGTTGCTCGAGCGGCGAGGAACCGTACACGCTGGCCATCACGCTGATGGAGGCCATCGAGGCCGCCGGGCAATCACCGGCCGAGTGGGACGTGAAGGTGCTGGCGACGGACATCTCGACCCGCGTGCTGGGCATCGCCCGCGAGGGCGTCTACGAGAAGGCGCGCGTCGAGTCGGTTCCACCGGCAATCAAGAACAAGTACTTCCGCCCGGAACGGCAGGACGGTGAAGCCGTCTTCCGCGTGGCCGACGCGCTGCGTGCCAGCGTGCGCTTCAGGCACTTGAACCTGATGCAGGAACCCTGGCCGTTCGACGCCACGTTCGACTTCATCTTCTGCCGCAACGTGATGATCTACTTCGACAAGCCGACGCAGGAAAAGCTCGTCGGCCGGTATTGGGGCTGCCTGGAGAGCGGCGGCCTGCTGTTTACCGGGCACTCGGAATCGCTGACGGGCATCAACCACAAGTTCAAGTACGTCGAGCCGACCATTTACGGCAAAGTGTAA
- a CDS encoding chemotaxis protein CheA, with the protein MPSNQQDAGELTALVERIASAVVMADAEDVVALAALHGDLQSAVASGKSSAVVDRATTAEKIVESLILREAQDTAAALKQLSDTVTDMVRAISSIDSSPSQRPTPDAAVASIPATAATPTAAAVQHTDYAADERPIAADDLPLVQEFVAEALGHLEAAEAELLKLEAHADDVECLNAIFRAFHTIKGVSGFLNLRQIGALAHSAENLLDLARKGEVRLEHGSIDLVLESVDVAKALVLATDAAAKAGVATPPNDRLLSLIDRLKACVDAKGATAPVAAAAVPVAAVATDAKPSSTIASAPVAAAPQTETPRPAAPQPRAEAPAANAAPAGNNSNATAGDGTVKVATDRLDSLINMVGELVIAQSMVAQDAKSILGATAGQRMTRNIGHLGKLTRELQDLSMSMRMVPIHGVFQKMARLVRDLTRKSGKEIELNVIGGETELDRNVVEAISDPLIHMVRNAADHGVEMPDVRFAAGKPRVGRIELRAYQQAGKIFVEIADNGRGLNKQRILKKAIAAGIVAEGDELTDQQIFQLIFHAGLSTAEQITDVSGRGVGMDVVKRNVESLRGRIDITSVEGKGATFTIQLPLTLAVIDGLIVRVGSEQYIVPITSIEKSLRPTPEQLSSIQGRGEMCMVRDRLLPLFRLYSMFNVNGAKEDPTDALVVVVQDNDRCCCLLVDELLGQQQVVIKSLGEGVGTVPGISGGAILGDGSVSMILDVPGLIDLAAAA; encoded by the coding sequence TTGCCGTCGAACCAACAGGATGCCGGCGAACTGACGGCGCTCGTCGAGCGCATCGCCTCTGCCGTGGTGATGGCCGACGCCGAAGACGTCGTCGCGCTGGCGGCGCTGCACGGCGACCTGCAGAGCGCCGTGGCCAGTGGCAAGTCGAGCGCGGTCGTCGACCGTGCAACGACGGCCGAGAAGATCGTGGAAAGCCTGATCCTGCGCGAAGCCCAGGACACCGCTGCGGCGCTGAAGCAGTTGAGCGATACGGTGACCGACATGGTGCGCGCCATCTCGAGCATCGACAGCTCGCCGAGCCAGCGGCCCACGCCCGACGCCGCCGTTGCCAGCATCCCCGCGACCGCCGCAACGCCAACCGCCGCTGCCGTCCAACACACCGACTACGCCGCCGACGAGCGCCCGATCGCCGCCGACGACCTGCCGCTGGTGCAGGAGTTCGTCGCCGAGGCTCTGGGCCACCTGGAGGCCGCCGAGGCCGAGTTGCTGAAGCTCGAGGCGCATGCGGATGACGTCGAATGCCTGAACGCGATCTTCCGCGCGTTCCACACGATCAAGGGCGTCTCCGGCTTCCTTAACCTGCGCCAGATCGGCGCCCTCGCCCACTCGGCCGAGAATTTGCTGGACTTGGCGCGCAAGGGTGAGGTGCGGCTGGAGCATGGGTCGATCGACCTCGTGCTGGAATCGGTGGACGTCGCCAAGGCGCTGGTGCTGGCGACCGACGCCGCCGCCAAGGCCGGCGTCGCCACGCCACCGAACGATCGGTTGCTATCGCTGATCGATCGCCTGAAGGCCTGCGTGGATGCCAAGGGCGCCACTGCGCCCGTCGCCGCTGCCGCCGTCCCAGTGGCCGCCGTTGCGACCGACGCGAAGCCTTCATCCACAATCGCAAGCGCGCCGGTTGCCGCCGCTCCTCAAACTGAAACACCGCGTCCCGCGGCGCCGCAACCGCGAGCCGAAGCGCCGGCCGCAAACGCAGCCCCTGCCGGCAACAACTCCAACGCCACTGCTGGCGATGGCACCGTGAAGGTGGCGACCGATCGGCTCGATTCCCTCATCAACATGGTTGGCGAGCTCGTCATCGCCCAGTCGATGGTGGCCCAGGACGCCAAGTCCATCCTCGGCGCCACCGCCGGGCAGCGCATGACGCGCAACATCGGTCACCTCGGCAAGCTCACGCGTGAACTGCAGGACCTGTCGATGTCGATGCGCATGGTGCCGATCCACGGCGTCTTCCAGAAGATGGCCCGCCTCGTCCGCGATTTGACCCGAAAGAGTGGCAAGGAGATCGAACTGAACGTGATCGGTGGCGAGACCGAACTCGACCGCAACGTTGTGGAAGCGATCAGCGATCCGCTGATCCACATGGTGCGCAACGCCGCCGACCATGGTGTGGAGATGCCGGACGTGCGCTTTGCCGCCGGCAAGCCGCGCGTCGGGCGGATCGAACTGCGTGCCTATCAGCAGGCGGGCAAGATCTTCGTCGAGATCGCCGACAACGGCCGCGGGCTGAACAAGCAGCGCATCCTGAAGAAGGCGATCGCCGCCGGCATCGTCGCCGAGGGGGACGAACTGACGGATCAGCAGATCTTCCAGCTCATCTTCCACGCCGGCCTGTCCACCGCCGAGCAGATCACCGACGTGTCGGGCCGCGGCGTCGGCATGGATGTGGTGAAGCGCAATGTCGAGTCGCTGCGCGGCCGGATCGACATCACGTCGGTCGAAGGCAAGGGCGCCACGTTCACCATCCAACTGCCGCTCACGCTGGCCGTCATCGACGGGCTGATCGTGCGCGTCGGGTCTGAACAGTACATCGTGCCGATCACCAGCATCGAAAAGAGCCTGCGCCCCACGCCCGAGCAGCTGTCGAGCATTCAGGGTCGCGGCGAGATGTGCATGGTGCGCGACCGCTTGCTGCCGCTGTTCCGGCTATACAGCATGTTCAACGTCAACGGCGCCAAGGAAGACCCGACCGATGCGCTCGTCGTCGTCGTGCAGGACAACGACCGCTGCTGCTGTCTGCTGGTCGACGAACTGCTTGGCCAGCAGCAGGTGGTGATCAAGTCGCTGGGGGAGGGCGTCGGCACGGTGCCGGGCATCTCCGGTGGCGCGATCCTGGGCGACGGCAGCGTCAGCATGATCCTCGACGTGCCCGGCCTGATCGACCTGGCCGCCGCGGCTTAA